From a single Rosa rugosa chromosome 7, drRosRugo1.1, whole genome shotgun sequence genomic region:
- the LOC133723550 gene encoding OVARIAN TUMOR DOMAIN-containing deubiquitinating enzyme 4-like isoform X1 has protein sequence MKVNLDYQGYVNTIVCTHIDQGAKNVVCMSGGIEMQMGSKICSVVSRGASSSCCYRLQPGKSGNKFGGLSLTKSCPSEIGQTPHGSCFRSCFSTDMGNSRSLTVNARKPQKRCLEISLACQGMKTRFLVPRQGMLPKIKCNVGPVSWPQGCASAGLIFGLLICNSSEPTHAEAACKTDDKEYDGDLSYSHGKKVYTDYSIIGIPGDGRCMFRSVAHGACLRAGKSAPSPSLQRELADDLRARVADEFIKRREETEWFVEGDFDTYVSQIRKPHVWGGEPELLMASHVLEMPITVYMYDEKAGGLITIAEYGQEYGKENPIRVLYHGFGHYDALHIPGKSGGKSRL, from the exons ATGAAGGTAAATCTTGATTATCAAG GCTATGTGAATACGATTGTTTGTACTCACATCGACCAGGGTGCAAAGAATGTTGTCTGCATGAGTGGCGGTATTGAAATGCAGATGGGCAGTAAGATCTGTAGTGTAGTGTCTCGTGGAGCATCCAGTTCCTGTTGTTACCGACTGCAGCCGGGGAAATCGGGAAATAAATTTGGCGGCTTATCCCTCACCAAGAGTTGTCCATCTGAAATTGGCCAAACACCCCATGGAAGCTGTTTCAGGTCTTGCTTCTCCACGGATATGGGCAACTCACGGTCATTAACAGTTAATGCTAGAAAACCTCAGAAACGATGTCTAGAAATTTCATTGGCATGTCAGGGTATGAAAACGAGATTTTTGGTCCCAAGACAAGGAATGCTTCCCAAAATCAAGTGTAATGTGGGCCCAGTGTCATGGCCACAAGGATGTGCGTCTGCTGGTTTGATTTTTGGGTTGCTGATTTGTAATTCTTCTGAGCCAACACACGCTGAAGCAGCTTGTAAGACTGATGATAAGGAATATGACGGTGATTTGTCATATTCACATGGAAAAAAAGTTTATACTGATTATTCCATTATTG GAATACCTGGAGATGGAAGGTGCATGTTCCGCTCTGTTGCTCATGGCGCTTGTTTACGAGCGGGAAAATCAGCTCCTAGTCCAAGCCTTCAAAGAGAATTAGCAGATGACTTGAGAGCTAGA GTTGCAGATGAGTTTATCAAAAGGAGAGAAGAGACAGAATG GTTTGTTGAAGGTGATTTTGACACATATGTCTCCCAAATAAGAAAGCCACATGTATGGGGAGGCGAGCCTGAATTGTTAATGGCTTCACATGTTCTTGA AATGCCGATCACAGTATACATGTATGATGAAAAGGCTGGCGGCTTGATAACCATTGCTGAGTATGGGCAAGAATATGGGAAGGAAAATCCAATCAGAGTTCTCTATCATGGTTTTGGCCATTATGATGCATTGCATATTCCGGGAAAGAGTGGTGGTAAATCTAGGCTTTAA
- the LOC133723550 gene encoding OVARIAN TUMOR DOMAIN-containing deubiquitinating enzyme 4-like isoform X2, whose product MSGGIEMQMGSKICSVVSRGASSSCCYRLQPGKSGNKFGGLSLTKSCPSEIGQTPHGSCFRSCFSTDMGNSRSLTVNARKPQKRCLEISLACQGMKTRFLVPRQGMLPKIKCNVGPVSWPQGCASAGLIFGLLICNSSEPTHAEAACKTDDKEYDGDLSYSHGKKVYTDYSIIGIPGDGRCMFRSVAHGACLRAGKSAPSPSLQRELADDLRARVADEFIKRREETEWFVEGDFDTYVSQIRKPHVWGGEPELLMASHVLEMPITVYMYDEKAGGLITIAEYGQEYGKENPIRVLYHGFGHYDALHIPGKSGGKSRL is encoded by the exons ATGAGTGGCGGTATTGAAATGCAGATGGGCAGTAAGATCTGTAGTGTAGTGTCTCGTGGAGCATCCAGTTCCTGTTGTTACCGACTGCAGCCGGGGAAATCGGGAAATAAATTTGGCGGCTTATCCCTCACCAAGAGTTGTCCATCTGAAATTGGCCAAACACCCCATGGAAGCTGTTTCAGGTCTTGCTTCTCCACGGATATGGGCAACTCACGGTCATTAACAGTTAATGCTAGAAAACCTCAGAAACGATGTCTAGAAATTTCATTGGCATGTCAGGGTATGAAAACGAGATTTTTGGTCCCAAGACAAGGAATGCTTCCCAAAATCAAGTGTAATGTGGGCCCAGTGTCATGGCCACAAGGATGTGCGTCTGCTGGTTTGATTTTTGGGTTGCTGATTTGTAATTCTTCTGAGCCAACACACGCTGAAGCAGCTTGTAAGACTGATGATAAGGAATATGACGGTGATTTGTCATATTCACATGGAAAAAAAGTTTATACTGATTATTCCATTATTG GAATACCTGGAGATGGAAGGTGCATGTTCCGCTCTGTTGCTCATGGCGCTTGTTTACGAGCGGGAAAATCAGCTCCTAGTCCAAGCCTTCAAAGAGAATTAGCAGATGACTTGAGAGCTAGA GTTGCAGATGAGTTTATCAAAAGGAGAGAAGAGACAGAATG GTTTGTTGAAGGTGATTTTGACACATATGTCTCCCAAATAAGAAAGCCACATGTATGGGGAGGCGAGCCTGAATTGTTAATGGCTTCACATGTTCTTGA AATGCCGATCACAGTATACATGTATGATGAAAAGGCTGGCGGCTTGATAACCATTGCTGAGTATGGGCAAGAATATGGGAAGGAAAATCCAATCAGAGTTCTCTATCATGGTTTTGGCCATTATGATGCATTGCATATTCCGGGAAAGAGTGGTGGTAAATCTAGGCTTTAA